A single region of the Lycium barbarum isolate Lr01 chromosome 2, ASM1917538v2, whole genome shotgun sequence genome encodes:
- the LOC132627545 gene encoding protein PHOSPHATE-INDUCED 1-like — protein sequence MSFLSWKWTHFILSLCVLISFFNVCFASRKLNALVQDQLLQYHKGPLLSGKISVNLIWYGKFKPSQRAIVSDFITSLSSPTPSKTHPSVAEWWKTTEKYYHLANSKNTLSLSLGKQVLLENYSQGKSLTQKQIVQLASKGEQKDAINIVLTASDVAVDGFCVNRCGTHGSSKGAIIKGKTYKFAYIWVGNSETQCAGYCAWPFHQPIYGPQSPPLGAPNNDVGVDGMVINLASLLAGTATNPFGNGYYQGEADAPLEAASACPGVYAKGAYPGYAGDLLVDKTTGASYNAHGTNGRKYLVPALYDPSTSSCSTLV from the coding sequence atgtcTTTCCTCAGTTGGAAGTGGACTCATTTCATTTTATCACTTTGTGTATTGATTTCTTTCTTTAATGTGTGCTTTGCTTCAAGAAAGCTCAATGCTTTAGTCCAAGATCAGCTCTTGCAGTACCACAAAGGTCCACTTCTTTCTGGCAAAATCTCTGTCAATCTAATATGGTATGGCAAATTCAAGCCATCCCAAAGGGCCATTGTATCCGATTTTATCACTTCCCTTTCTTCTCCGACTCCATCTAAAACCCATCCTTCAGTAGCCGAATGGTGGAAAACCACAGAAAAATACTACCATCTCGCCAATTCGAAGAACACCCTTTCCCTCTCTTTAGGCAAACAAGTACTCCTTGAAAATTATTCCCAAGGAAAATCATTGACACAAAAACAAATCGTTCAATTAGCATCAAAGGGTGAACAAAAAGATGCTATTAACATTGTTTTGACCGCCTCAGATGTTGCCGTTGATGGGTTCTGTGTCAATCGGTGTGGAACCCATGGGTCTTCCAAAGGTGCTATTATTAAGGGCAAAACTTACAAATTTGCTTATATTTGGGTTGGTAACTCAGAAACCCAATGTGCTGGTTACTGCGCCTGGCCATTCCACCAGCCCATTTACGGACCACAAAGCCCTCCATTGGGTGCACCAAACAACGATGTGGGTGTTGATGGTATGGTGATCAACTTGGCTAGCTTATTGGCTGGAACCGCCACGAACCCATTTGGAAATGGTTACTATCAGGGCGAAGCAGATGCGCCTTTGGAGGCTGCATCTGCCTGCCCTGGTGTTTATGCTAAGGGTGCTTACCCTGGCTATGCAGGAGATTTATTGGTAGACAAAACTACAGGTGCAAGCTACAATGCACATGGTACAAATGGAAGGAAATACTTGGTTCCTGCTTTGTATGATCCATCTACATCTTCTTGTTCAACTCTAGTCTAG
- the LOC132627543 gene encoding protein PHOSPHATE-INDUCED 1, giving the protein MAAHLILKLFLVISFFNVCFASRKLNALVQDQLLQYHKGPLLSGKISVNLIWYGKFKPSQRAIVSDFITSLSSPTPSKTHPSVAEWWKTTEKYYHLANSKNTLSLSLGKQVLLENYSQGKSLTQKQIVQLASKGEQKDAINIVLTASDVAVDGFCVNRCGTHGSSKGAIIKGKTYKFAYIWVGNSETQCAGYCTWPFHQPIYGPQSPPLGAPNNDVGVDGMVINLASLLAGTATNPFGNGYYQGEADAPLEAASACPGVYAKGAYPGYAGDLLVDKTTGASYNAHGTNGRKYLVPALYDPSTSSCSTLV; this is encoded by the coding sequence ATGGCTGCCCATTTGATTTTGAAACTCTTTCTTGTAATTTCTTTCTTTAATGTGTGCTTTGCTTCAAGAAAGCTCAATGCTTTAGTCCAAGATCAGCTCTTGCAGTACCACAAAGGTCCGCTTCTTTCTGGCAAAATCTCTGTCAATCTAATATGGTATGGCAAATTCAAGCCATCCCAAAGGGCCATTGTATCCGATTTTATCACTTCCCTTTCTTCTCCGACTCCATCTAAAACCCATCCTTCAGTAGCCGAATGGTGGAAAACCACAGAAAAATACTACCATCTCGCCAATTCGAAGAACACCCTTTCCCTCTCTTTAGGCAAACAAGTACTCCTTGAAAATTATTCCCAAGGAAAATCATTGACACAAAAACAAATCGTTCAATTAGCATCAAAGGGTGAACAAAAAGATGCTATTAACATTGTTTTGACCGCCTCTGATGTTGCCGTTGATGGGTTCTGTGTCAATCGGTGTGGAACCCATGGGTCTTCCAAAGGTGCTATTATTAAGGGCAAAACTTACAAATTTGCTTATATTTGGGTTGGTAACTCAGAAACCCAATGTGCTGGTTACTGCACCTGGCCATTCCACCAGCCCATTTACGGACCACAAAGCCCTCCATTGGGTGCACCAAACAACGATGTGGGTGTTGATGGTATGGTGATCAACTTGGCTAGCTTATTGGCTGGAACCGCCACGAACCCATTTGGAAATGGTTACTATCAGGGCGAAGCAGATGCGCCTTTGGAGGCTGCATCTGCCTGCCCTGGTGTTTATGCTAAGGGTGCTTACCCTGGCTATGCAGGAGATTTATTGGTAGACAAAACTACAGGTGCAAGCTACAATGCACATGGTACAAATGGAAGGAAATACTTGGTTCCCGCTTTGTATGATCCATCTACATCTTCTTGTTCAACTCTAGTCTAG